A portion of the Pseudomonadales bacterium genome contains these proteins:
- a CDS encoding FAD-dependent oxidoreductase: MLKLAHDLEFTDLHRRAGLERVDAAFLAHVAAVDAPLHAALLGARAHPEALAPKAESELLIALAPHLEDFTARLFGIEAEAAQLAAAHHELAPVFSVKRLFVQRVALLKVKPEQLAGFDPDAAERELLGETFSELGFAQRVSAWQCDEAANAERLALAARYAAWAAGTDAGRARHAGGVLFKTPAKLDYQNLVPIATRETLGFTRHSIDHLRRREGFALTDPGTDLYGALDEANYCIWCHNQGKDSCSHGFRDKAPKGSDPARAPFRKSVLGVTLTGCPLEEKISEFHFVKTRGESIAALAMIVIDNPMVAGTGHRICNDCMKACIYQKQQPVDIPQAETRTVKDVLELPWGFEIYSLLTRWNPLNLRRPLPLADSGRKVLVVGLGPSGYTLAHHLMNDGHTVVGIDGVKIEPLSATLSGVDMQGRRVPFAPVRNVSELFEPLDARVMAGFGGVAEYGITVRWDKNFLKILRLLVERRAEFAMFGGVRFGGTVTPEDAWDMGFDHVALCVGAGGPTVLNIPNGLRRGVRAASDFLMALQLTGAAKTDSIANMQLRLPVVVIGGGLTAIDTATESMAYYAVQIEKFLVRYESLTEEIGEDAIRANWDDYEREIAEEFLAHARAIRQERDAAAAAGRAPRVIEMLRHWGGVTVAYRRRLIDSPAYTLNHEEIDKALEEGIWFAEGMSPVAVDVDHYGATRGIRLRNATTGTEHWFPARTVFVAAGTQPNTVLAREHPERYLLDGKYFCPVDENGTPVKAEQAFGKPDTPHVLLSRRADGRFMSYFGDVHPSWVGNVVRAMASAKQGYPTVSRVLAQRAPASPLSREEFFTGLAAQLLATVHRVERLTPNIVEVTLHAPLAARQFRPGQFYRLQNFETLAPVVHGTRLQMEGLAMTGASVDPERGLVSVIALEMGGSSSLCAMLQPGEPVILMGPTGSPTHITGNETVVLCGGGLGNAVLFSIGAAMRAAGSRVLYFAGYKKVQDRYKVAEIENAADVIVWCCDEAPGFAPGRAQDRTFIGNIVQAMDAYAEGRLGECTIRLDDADRIIAIGSDRMMAGVARARHEILKPHLKPHHFAIGSINSPMQCMMKEICAQCLQPHRDPITKETSYVFSCFNQDQPLDCVDWKVLNERLKQNSLAEKLTARWLERRIAELDNKT, translated from the coding sequence ATGCTGAAGCTTGCCCACGATCTCGAATTCACCGATCTGCATCGACGCGCGGGCCTGGAGCGCGTCGACGCCGCGTTTCTTGCCCATGTCGCTGCGGTGGACGCTCCGCTGCACGCCGCATTGCTGGGCGCGCGCGCACACCCCGAGGCGCTGGCGCCAAAGGCGGAATCGGAACTGCTGATCGCGCTCGCACCGCATCTGGAGGACTTCACCGCCCGGCTGTTCGGCATCGAGGCCGAGGCAGCGCAACTTGCCGCGGCACACCACGAACTTGCCCCGGTATTCAGCGTCAAGCGGCTGTTCGTGCAACGCGTGGCGCTGCTGAAGGTGAAGCCGGAGCAGCTTGCGGGCTTCGATCCCGACGCAGCCGAACGGGAACTCCTCGGCGAAACTTTCAGTGAACTCGGATTCGCACAGCGCGTGAGCGCCTGGCAGTGCGACGAGGCGGCCAACGCCGAGCGGCTTGCACTGGCGGCACGTTACGCCGCGTGGGCCGCGGGAACCGACGCCGGACGGGCGCGCCACGCCGGTGGAGTTCTGTTCAAGACCCCGGCGAAGCTCGACTACCAGAACCTGGTGCCGATCGCCACGCGCGAGACGCTCGGCTTCACGCGCCACAGCATCGATCATCTGCGCCGACGCGAAGGCTTTGCGCTCACCGACCCCGGCACCGATCTCTATGGCGCGCTGGACGAGGCCAACTACTGCATCTGGTGTCACAACCAGGGCAAGGATTCCTGCTCGCACGGGTTTCGCGACAAGGCACCGAAGGGCAGCGACCCGGCGCGCGCGCCGTTTCGCAAGTCTGTGCTCGGTGTGACGCTGACCGGCTGCCCGCTGGAAGAAAAGATCTCCGAGTTCCATTTCGTGAAGACGCGCGGCGAGTCGATCGCGGCACTCGCGATGATCGTGATCGACAACCCGATGGTCGCCGGGACCGGGCATCGCATCTGCAACGACTGCATGAAGGCGTGCATCTACCAGAAGCAGCAACCGGTCGATATTCCGCAGGCAGAAACACGCACCGTGAAGGACGTGCTCGAACTGCCGTGGGGCTTCGAGATCTATTCGCTGCTCACGCGCTGGAATCCGCTCAACCTGCGTCGCCCGCTGCCGCTGGCCGACAGCGGGCGCAAGGTGCTGGTGGTCGGGCTCGGTCCCTCGGGATACACGCTCGCGCATCACCTGATGAACGACGGGCACACGGTGGTGGGCATCGACGGCGTGAAGATCGAACCGCTGTCCGCGACGCTGTCGGGGGTGGACATGCAGGGACGGCGGGTGCCGTTCGCACCGGTGCGCAACGTGAGCGAGCTGTTCGAGCCGCTGGATGCACGCGTGATGGCCGGATTCGGGGGCGTCGCCGAATACGGCATCACAGTGCGCTGGGACAAGAATTTCCTGAAGATCCTGCGCCTGCTGGTCGAGCGGCGCGCCGAATTCGCGATGTTCGGTGGCGTGCGCTTCGGCGGCACCGTGACGCCGGAAGACGCCTGGGACATGGGCTTCGACCACGTGGCGCTGTGCGTGGGCGCAGGCGGCCCCACCGTGCTGAATATCCCGAACGGGCTGCGCCGCGGCGTGCGTGCCGCATCCGATTTCCTGATGGCCCTGCAGCTCACGGGCGCCGCCAAGACCGACTCGATCGCCAACATGCAGCTGCGTCTGCCGGTGGTGGTGATCGGCGGCGGTCTCACCGCCATCGATACCGCCACCGAGTCGATGGCCTACTACGCGGTGCAGATCGAGAAATTCCTGGTGCGCTACGAATCGCTCACCGAGGAAATCGGCGAAGACGCGATCCGTGCGAACTGGGACGACTACGAGCGCGAGATCGCCGAGGAATTTCTTGCCCACGCACGCGCGATCCGCCAGGAGCGCGACGCGGCTGCCGCCGCAGGCCGTGCGCCGCGGGTCATCGAAATGCTGCGTCACTGGGGAGGCGTGACCGTGGCGTACCGGCGCCGCCTGATCGACAGCCCGGCCTACACGCTGAACCACGAGGAAATCGACAAGGCACTCGAAGAGGGCATCTGGTTCGCGGAGGGGATGTCCCCGGTTGCAGTCGACGTGGACCATTACGGCGCCACGCGCGGCATCCGCCTGCGCAACGCCACCACCGGCACCGAACACTGGTTCCCGGCACGCACGGTGTTCGTCGCTGCCGGAACGCAGCCGAACACCGTGCTCGCACGCGAGCACCCGGAACGTTATCTGCTCGACGGCAAGTATTTCTGCCCGGTAGACGAGAACGGCACCCCGGTCAAGGCGGAGCAGGCGTTCGGCAAACCGGACACACCGCACGTGTTGCTGTCGCGGCGCGCCGACGGCCGCTTCATGAGCTATTTCGGCGACGTACATCCCTCCTGGGTGGGCAACGTCGTCAGGGCGATGGCGTCGGCGAAGCAGGGCTATCCGACCGTCTCGCGCGTGCTGGCGCAGCGTGCGCCAGCAAGTCCGCTGTCACGCGAGGAATTCTTCACCGGGCTCGCCGCCCAGTTACTCGCCACCGTGCACCGCGTGGAGCGTCTGACGCCGAACATCGTCGAAGTGACGCTGCATGCGCCACTGGCGGCGCGACAGTTCAGGCCCGGACAGTTCTACCGGCTGCAGAACTTCGAAACGCTCGCCCCCGTGGTCCACGGCACCCGCCTGCAGATGGAGGGCCTGGCGATGACGGGGGCGTCGGTTGACCCCGAGCGCGGGCTGGTGTCGGTCATCGCACTCGAGATGGGGGGCTCGAGCAGCCTGTGCGCGATGCTGCAACCCGGCGAACCGGTGATATTGATGGGACCGACCGGTTCGCCCACCCACATCACCGGCAACGAAACCGTGGTGCTCTGCGGTGGCGGCCTCGGCAACGCCGTGCTGTTCTCGATCGGTGCCGCAATGCGCGCCGCAGGCTCGCGGGTACTGTATTTCGCCGGCTACAAGAAGGTGCAGGACCGCTACAAGGTGGCCGAAATCGAGAATGCAGCGGACGTCATCGTGTGGTGCTGCGACGAGGCCCCCGGTTTCGCACCGGGCCGTGCACAGGACCGCACCTTCATCGGCAACATCGTGCAGGCGATGGATGCCTACGCGGAGGGTCGGCTCGGCGAGTGCACGATACGCCTCGACGACGCAGACCGTATCATCGCGATCGGTTCCGATCGCATGATGGCCGGCGTGGCGCGCGCGCGCCACGAGATACTGAAGCCGCACCTGAAGCCGCACCACTTCGCGATCGGATCGATCAACTCACCGATGCAGTGCATGATGAAAGAGATATGCGCCCAGTGCCTGCAGCCGCACCGTGATCCGATCACCAAGGAAACCAGCTACGTGTTCTCGTGCTTCAATCAGGACCAGCCACTCGACTGTGTGGACTGGAAGGTGCTGAACGAACGCCTGAAGCAGAACTCGCTGGCGGAAAAGCTGACCGCGCGTTGGCTGGAACGGCGTATCGCCGAACTCGACAACAAGACGTAG